In Silurus meridionalis isolate SWU-2019-XX chromosome 23, ASM1480568v1, whole genome shotgun sequence, the genomic window GGagaagattagattagattagatttaatctaatctatttAAAAGAGTAATCTAAACAAAACCATAAATCGAATTTGTGACAATTTTAGGGTTAATatagttgtgtttttttctggttctaatgcagaaaaataaactttttgttCCATAAAGTACTTTTTAGTTTTCTTGCATAATAAATCCCTGTTTTGTTGGTGCCTGTCAGATCACAGCCAGTTCCATTGATCTCCAAATCCCAACACCCTGTTAAGCTCCAATGacgatggatttggactgtatttaatataaacagtaaCATATTCATGCAGTTGCAATGAACAGTTTTTGCCCTCCAGCAGGGAACAGTTGGTAACTTCAACAACTCTAACTACAGTGAACATTCAGTGTCACctagatgaagatgggttctaTTTTGcggctggttcctctcaaagtttcccACTAGAAAAACTTTGGGATCAAAGTATAGGGAGTAAAGTCTAAAGCAAAAAAGTACAGTCGTATTCTATTTAGTTCTGTCCAGCTGCTTTGGGATGATGTTCTTTGTATACCAATAACATTGAATGGAACTGAATTGAACAACGATTGCGACCTCCAATTATGGCCGCTATGAACTCCATGTTCCCCaacaacctacacacacatacacacacacgttcccGCATTGCCCATAGGATTCTTTCACACTTCGCATAACTTATACTGAAACCGATTGATTCGAACTATGTTTTTGCCTGCCATTTTGGATTTGATTGCTTGGATGAATGACTGTTTGATGGAAGATTATTTCTCCACAGAGTTCCCCCCATCTGTCATGAAACTAACATGTGcagaaaaaacagacagagacaaaataaccacaaaaacaaacaaaaacccccAAGTCAGCACCAAGCTACCGATCATAAATTTTAAGTCAATGGAGTGGGCATTGGTGGCAGCCATATTTGAAGGCCATATCTAAAGGTTGTTGGGATCTGGAGTTCCCACCTGTCTGTGCTCCAGTATAAATATCTGATAATCTTACTTCGAGATCTGCTCAGCATGAGGATTGTGAAGCCCCTGGATATTTGCGCTCCGCTCTCCCGCTTCTCCGTTGAAGCTGATGGCTTTTGAGTTTTTAACTTTCTTCTCCGGTTTGCTCAGGACAATGTTCACCGAGCTCCTTTGCACTTTCGCTTGGGGACCTCTGGAGACTCTAGAAGCTTTCACGATTTGCTCCTCGTGAGGCAGGTGTTCGTGAGCGTCGGAAAGCTGCGTCGAATGCCCCGAGCGCGTTTCGGCGTTTCCGTGCTGCTTAGATCCCTGAGGGTTCGGCTCTCGTATCCTGCCGTCCCCTGCGTCTCTGTCTGTCCTCCCTTGCAGCCTGTGGAGTTGGAGACAGTCCTCGTGGTCCTGCTTATCCTCTAATATGACGGCGTCGTTCTGACACGTGTATTGCATCGGCCCTGGTTTGTTTCTCCATTTGGATTCTGGAGGAAAAATATTGCTATTAAATCTCTATTTTGTAAAGAAGTAACGAATGCATAAGTGAATAAACTGCTTGCCTTCCAACCCGGGTTTCGGGTAAAGTTGCGTGTACGGAGGTAGAGGATGTTGCAGGAGATGCATATGCAAGTCGCTCTCGTTCTGTACGGCTTTTTGTGTGCGAAGTTTCAAGATGCCGGAGAAGTAGCATGTGGCATCGAATCCCATGTACACCAATGGATAGCCAATACTGCACAGGTGAAGAAGAACATTAATACTTTGTCTTTAATGGGTAACTTTTTATAATGTGGGGaaaaccattacacacacacacacacacacacacacacacacacacacacacacatgggtaTTGTACTCAAAGACAAATAAGCAGCTGTATTCTTGACTTCTGACTGCCTTTTGATTGtattccttcattccttcattttaacaataaattaaaatcccATGTATTTTAGGGAACAAGCACAAAGAAATCAATTTCAGACTCCACCACATTTTAAGAACAACTTAACCGGCCCTCAGATTCCATTAACTATAGTATATTTATCTCTTTTCCATCGATATATTCGTTACTATTTCTTTTAGCCAACATCCTATATCTGGTAAACATACACTTTAAAGAAATAAGCCGTCTTGCGTGAAGAATTTGTACATTTCGAAACATATATTCCGTCTTTCTTTACTCGATCTCCTCAGGATGTGAACGAAATCAAAAGATTAACGGTGACAGTGGAACGTTAACGCTGAAGATCTTCTCTATCGTCCCTTTCACATCGTTCCAAAAATTCTTGACTTCTTTACATTTCAATCTACAACGATGAAGCTCTTAAACTCGCTGCGTCTTAAGCAAGCGTACAAATGGCAGATTTCATCTTAAGAAAAGACCACCAATGAAAATCACTTGAAATTGGATGTTAGATcagaaatcttcttcttctttcggcttctcccattagggggcgccacagcggatcatccgtctccatacccccctgtcctctacatctgcctctttcaaaccaactacctgcatgtcttctctcaccacatccataaaccttccccttggtcttcctcttttcctccttccttgtggctccatcctcagcattctcctactgatataccccatgtccctcctctgcacatgtccaaaccatctcaatcaaacctccctcaccttgtctccaaaactcctacatgtgctgtccctctaataaactcatttctaatcctgtccatcgtcgtcactcccaacgaaaacctcaacaccttcagctctgttacctccagctccacctcctgtcttttactcaatgccactgtctctaaaagaTGTtaggaaatgaaatgaataaataagccttttttctctctttctttcttgcatgtgctcagcagtggtggacagtaagaagtaaatgtaattactaAAGTAgtatttttgtgtatctgtactttaatgaagtttttccagccataataaatcgtaatactttggatacttaagtacatttaaaggcaaattcttttcttctattttttttctcaagtgaaAATTTAAAGGGGGACTTTGAtgtttactggagtcacattttactacTCTGCTTTatctacatggtttgtgttcttcatccaTCACTGACTAATAGGCTGCATGAATCTACAGTCTGAAAGTGTAAATATGTTGTGGTTAATTTTAGAAAAATCCAATTCATGTAGAAGAAAATGGattaaagaatgaaagaaatctGACACACCAGTGTGCAGCAAAGAGGTGAGAGAGGTTGGCGTATGGATTCTTCAGGTCTCTCAGCCTGAGCGAGGTCTCCGTGTAGACGAGAAGAATCCATAAAGTCACAGTTGACAGGCAGATGCCTTTCTCTGAAAAGGAAACAAGAGAGAAATGGATCCATGAAATTCGACGCCGCACATTCTCCCTGCTATAGAAACTGTAATAAAGTAAAAGGATTAGTGAAAACGAATTACGCTACTAATCAGATTTCTCAGGTTTCTGGTTACGAGGAGGTTCTCCTGCTTACCTGTGTGCCATATGTAGTTGAGTAACACGTATGTGCTGGCTGCAAAAAACAGCCAGTGTAGTGGGACGAAGATTAAACAGAATATATCCAGCGTAAAGGCCGCACACACGAACACCATACAGATGGCCTGAGAAAGGAGACGAAAGATCAGTGAGATACTGAAGCATCGAGTGACGTGTGAAGATTGTTCATTGCCAGCATGAAGATGTGAATTGCTCCAACCAAACGTCTGAATATCTCAGCAAAACcgatatttaattaatatattatacttttttttatccatttatagtcaCATGCAATGTGGTGTAAAGTCCCTGTTTCGTAACGCTTTTGTTTGAATGGGTTACGAAAGAAGCGAGAACACAAAGCAAAACGATAGCTTCTAGTcctttttatccgtttatagttACATCACAGGAGAGATTCTGTATGGAGGAGTGGTCTCAGATCCCTTGCCATGTATTCTCCAACCTCATCAGGCATTTTAGAAGAAGACTGAGAAATGTTCTCTTAGCAAAAGGAGGTAGCACAAGGGTGCCATTAATTGTgccacagatatatatatatatatatattttcccgaggatttttaaaaagtctttGAAACAGAAGatcaaacaaaaatgtcaaGAATAGAAGATGATATCTCACAGGATTTCCAGGGTGGGGGGTGGGTGGGTGTTCAGATGGGGGTAAATATGACCAAATATAACccagtttatttgtttacagtTGAGTGGTGGAACATTCAAGGCTCAAGTCAGCTCTTGTTATGGTTTATTAAGACAATAAAATGCATCATCCATCATGTAATGCAGTATAGAAGCTATAGCATGTAAACTTCTCTGTCCTGCAGATGTTGgaaaagtgctgacactggagactccttccataaatgtagaATAAACCCTCTTGCTTACATGTCCAGAAAACAGAAAACGTTCTGTCTATTAGAAAGAGTGCATTATAATAAACGTATTATCAGCGGAGtgactgtcagagctgctggatAATCAACATTTATGacattatccagagcgacttataacTGAGCCATTGagggttttgctcaagggccaggCAATAGcaccttggtggtgctgggatttgaacttgtgaccttctgctACCACCTCAAGCTTCCCAATCAGAATCAGGAGTCTGGCAGAACTGATGTATAAAGCGCTAATGACGCAATCTAGAGATGATCACTAATGAATTCACTTCACATCTATGAGAAATACAGTGGCATCCATTAATATGGGTAAATATGAGCAAAGAAATCAATGAAACATTATTTTATGTTGAATGTTtggataaatgtgcaaaaatgcTTCACaattaaggacatcaaacattccaaaaaaaaaaaaaaaaaaaaaaaatatatatatatatatatatatatatatatatatatatatatatatatatatatatatatatataattttgtatacattttttcccctgcaccCTTCTGTATGGAGGAATGGTCTCAGATCCGGTTGGACTAATCGGATCTGAAGGtagtgagtttaaatcccagccacaccaagctgacattcctgggcccctgagcagggtCCTTAACCCTACGAATGCTGTAGATGTACGTTGCTCTGTATAACGCCGTCTGCCCAATGCTGAATGTGTAAAAGTAAACGAAATGTGTTCTCCATCCTCATCAGGTATTATAGAGGAAGACTCTGTGATGTTGACAAAGGGATCTGAGATCATTTCTCCATACAGAATCTCTTCAGAGCCGAGGTCCATGCTGGTGGACTCGACTTTTCattacatattattttttaatataaaactgtGCTTGCAATCATTTGCTATCCACAAGAGCAGTTATTATTGTGAGTAAAACTATAAAGACAATATTCAACTGAAGAGGAGAGTCCGCCAGCGTGAACCTTGAAATTTGAAGGATTCTGTATGGAGTCTCTGATCCTATTACCATGTGTGCTCCAAAAACATCAGGCATTAGAGAAGAAGACTCAGAGCTGTGATACGACGAACATGGTGGTACACGTATATATTTAACAACGGTATCCTTTTCTATAAGTATGTAAATTGTTAGGAACCAAAAAACAGACTTTTTTCTTGTTGAATTTattgcttttctttcatttgcatATCCAGTAATGTTGGGAAGCTGGAGGTCAgatatgatacagcacccctggagcacagacggttaagggccttgttcaagagcctaaaaatggcagcttggcaatactggggcttgaacccccaaccttctgatcagtaacccagagcctaaaTCACTGACATTGTATATAAGgatataataatatgtattaatAGCGTGAATGTGAAGGTACCTACCAGGCCGTGGCAGTGGAAAGTGGTGTAAACGGTGCCGAGGAAGAGCCAGCAAGGCCACAGGTACTCCAGCCTGAACTCGAGAATAAAGTCAGCCAAAAGCACAACGATCCACACGGTCATGAACTTCAGGAATGAGTACGCACTAGAACCAAAAAAGGGAATAAGCAGACagaagaaatgaatgaaaagatgGAAAGGTTGAGGGAATTCACATGGAGTACAttcttaaactgttaccacaaatctggaggcaaacagctgtatattacacaaagcctgtgcacaaagccagctccatgaatatatatGCATTCTCCAGGCCTTATCAACTCACCtaaacatcagtacctgagatCACTAACACCCTCCTGTCTAAATggatctccacaaatcttcacaaaatctagtggaacatctccccagaagagtggatgttataATAACTGtgaatggggaataaatgtggaatgggaagtttaaaaagaagcacatagcaatcgtatgatcaggtgtgtatagtGGGTGTAGTAAAAATTACACAAAGTGCAATTCAGAAAAACAaagtttcagaaaaaaaattcctgcAGACTTTTTTGCTGATTATGTCTGAGTTTTTCTGGATACTATGTAAATTCACTATCAATTCTGAAGTTCCCTTCATTTACTGCATATCgttctatatatacacagtatataacacacacacacacacacacacacacacacacacacacacacacacacacacacaagaggaTTCAAATCAATGTTGTATATATAGTTTCTAACAAAGACACCATGGTACACATTATAgacatgaataataaatagaaatgtataaataaaatatttttatattataaatatggacataaatatgtgttttatgcaaatatttagatataatttacattaattttgaTGTTGAATTTGAtcgtttatttgtttgttcgttAGAGGGCCATTTCGATTGATTTATAAACTTACCATGGATgatgaatatataaaattaaacaatattaatcactataatcatacttatatttttgttttagatttttttgtgagACAATGCAaaagaattattttatatttataatttttttttatcgtgcTATCattctaattattataatttagttattattattatatattttatattattattattatgatattttCTGAGTGGAATATACtatactttgttttatttcttttattttttcattatcatttcaatgtgttttggagacaaggtgagggaggtttgattgagatggtttggacatgtgcagaggagggacatggggtatatcagtaggagaatgctgaggatggagccaccaggaaggaggaaaagaggaagaccaaggaggaggtttatggatgtggtgagggaagacatgcaggtggttgtggtgagagaggcagatgtagaggacaggggggtatggagacggatgatccgctgtgacgacccctaatgggagaagctgaaagaagaagaaaaagaaggacaTTTTTATGTGGATCCTTTGCCCCTGTGCCTTTACCGCCTTAGATGTTTTGCGGATGAGAAGAAAGCAAAATCAAAgcagtgtgcgtgtgcgcgcgtgtgtgtgtgtgcgcgcgtgcgcgtgcgtgcgtgttttTCTTCATGACTGAGCGTGTTCATGTTTTCCTCCGAATTCCTGAGCTCAGGCTTTGCTTTGTTCCAGCGTGTAGAAGacgcggcggcggcggcggcggcagTGACCGGAGCTCAGGCCGGAGCTGTGGCGGTGCTCAGGCCGGAGCTCAGGCCGCGGTCAGGGCTGCAGTGAAGGCGCTGTGTAGCGGCGGCTCCGGCGCCTCTTTTGTTTCTCACTTCCTTTGTTCAGCATCCTTTTGTGTTCGGTTACCATGGCAACCTCTGATCTCATCACCTGAAGtgttctctctcgctctcttttttttgacGCGGCTATTTAAGGAACGGCGGAAAAGAAGACACGgagaacgaacacacacacacacacacacacacacacacacacacacacacacacacacacacggatttgGAGCAAATTTGGCACGAATCACCTGTTTGCGATGATTAGATAAAAGGGGaaacataaattacataatttcGGAGGGCGATCAATGAAATACTGATTTTGTTTGGTCTGTTTGTTTCACAGCAAAACAACAATTGTGCggacaacaaaacaaaactcgCACTGGTTTTGAGGCGATagtgcatttttgtttattttttaaaaaccttcatatataattgaataatacatcatttagaacacaatacatacaacataataaattaaaattgtataaaaaaaggagttgaattgaattattttactgttatattttacgaattatatatatatttttaattttaattttgattaaatattttatcattttaattgttcttatgtattataaaaatatatatatatatatatatatatatatattaatttttcatgtatatcttttatttatattatttattatatttattttattatttatttataatataaacgAGCAAATTATTATGGCAGACATTGAATTTTATTGACAGTCTGGGAATtcttatgataataataatataatataatataatataatataatataatataatataatataatataatataatataatatattacaggTGTGCTG contains:
- the si:dkey-12h9.6 gene encoding LOW QUALITY PROTEIN: macoilin (The sequence of the model RefSeq protein was modified relative to this genomic sequence to represent the inferred CDS: inserted 1 base in 1 codon), which codes for MKKRCLDVAKLRKMKKLRLTEKISESAYSFLKFMTVWIVVLLADFILEFRLEYLWPCWLFLGTVYTTFHCHGLAICMVFVCAAFTLDIFCLIFVPLHWLFFAASTYVLLNYIWHTEKGICLSTVTLWILLVYTETSLRLRDLKNPYANLSHLFAAHCIGYPLVYMGFDATCYFSGILKLRTQKAVQNESDLHMHLLQHPLPPYTQLYPKPGLEESKWRNKPGPMQYTCQNDAVILEDKQDHEDCLQLHRLQGRTDRDAGDGRIREPNPQGSKQHGNAETRSGHSTQLSDAHEHLPHEEQIVKASRVSRGPQAKVQRSSVNIVLSKPEKKVKNSKAISFNGEAGERSANIQGLHNPHAEQISKLEQEMRKLKVELQTSRQNEQELRSHVCNLTNSENSLRPEVSLLRHANELLHNKLQYLTKSRQKDKQSCAMLEKKVRTETESRLAVEKQLVEARAQKFDEAAFLLRNASNRQEHGETQLLRKRARDLDAEYKQLQLDYQGKDNRVLALEEEVESLQKHRCTEQEADALLSALSSLQDKAQHLEYNLSAETRLKLDLFSAXGDARRQLEIAQVKLLKQDQEIKEMKQKIAEVMAVSPGVSYVAPRSTAPQYLKFLNSERYVLNPRGLMYQCLKK